Genomic window (Bradyrhizobium sp. 186):
GGTCATGACCGATAGCGTACCCCAGGAGCCCGCAAGCAGCTTGCAGAGATCGTAGCCGGTGACGTTCTTCACCACCTTGCCGCCGGTCTTGAAGCTGTCCCCGAAGCCGGAGACGGCGTGCGCCCCGAGCAGATGGTCGCGGGCCCCGCCCGCCTTGATACGCCGGGGCCCGGCCAGCCCGGCCGCGATCATGCCGCCGACGGTTCCGAGCGCAGGCGTGCCGAGCAGGGGTGCCGTATTCATCGGCTCGAAGGCGAATTGCTGGTTCTTGGAATCGATCAGCGAGAGCACGTCCGCAATCGGCGCGCCGGCCTGGAGCGTGATGATCAGCTCGTTGGGCTCGTAGGAGGACACCGCGCTCAGCGCGGAGATGTCGAGCACGGCGTTGGTCGCCATCGCATGGCCGATGACGCGCTTGCTGCCATGCCCGATGATCTCGAGCGGCTGCTCATTGGCAATCGCCGCGCGCACCACCTCTTCGACGTCTTTGGCGTCTCTGACCTTGAGCGTATCCACGACTGAGCCGGTAGCGAAGTTTACAGTGGAAATCAAATTTGGCGCATTGCAGCGAAGGCGCGATGCCGTGAGCTAGAACCGCGGGATATCCGGAAACGCCAGCTTGCCCGCATGGACGTGCATGCGGCCGAGTTCGGCGCAGCGATGCAGCGTCGGAAACACCTTTCCGGGATTGAGCAGGCCCTGCGCGTCGAAGGCGCATTTCAGCCGCTGCTGCTGGTTGAGGTCGATCTCGCTGAACATCTCCGGCATCAGGTCGCGCTTCTCGATGCCGACGCCGTGCTCGCCGGTGAGCACGCCGCCGAACTCGACGCAGGCGCGCAGGATGTCAGCGCCGAACGCTTCGGCGCGTTCGATCTCGCCGGGCTTGTTGGCATCGTAGAGGATCAGCGGGTGCAGATTGCCGTCGCCGGCATGGAACACGTTGGCGCAGCCGAGCTGGTACTTTTCCGAGAGCTCGCGGATACGCGCCAGCGCCTTCGGCAGTGCGCCGCGCGGGATGGTGCCGTCCATGCAGAGATAGTCGGGCGAAATGCGGCCCACGGCCGGGAACGCGGCCTTGCGGCCGGCCCAGAACAGGTTGCGCTCGGCTTCCGAGGTGGATATCTGGCAGGTGGTCGAGCCGCAGCCGTTCGCGATCGCCTCGACGCGGCTGATCAGTTCGTCGACCTCGATGGAGGGGCCGTCGAGCTCGATGATCAGGAGCGCCTCGACATCGAGCGGATAGCCGGCATGGACGAAGGCTTCCGCGGCATGGATCGCGGGCTTGTCCATCATCTCCATGCCGCCGGGAATGATGCCGGCGCCGATGATGCGCGCCACGCATTCGCCGGCCGCCTCGACTTGCGCGAAGCCGACCATCAGCGCGCGCGCCGTCTCCGGCTTTTGCAGGATGCGCACCGTGATCTCGGTGATGACGCCGAGCAGGCCTTCGGACCCCGTGATGACGCCCATCAGATCG
Coding sequences:
- a CDS encoding FAD-linked oxidase C-terminal domain-containing protein, whose protein sequence is MAIMMPASDQAVLARRAEIVAALRAIVPGEGVIDSAAEMLAYESDGLTAYRQPPMVVVLPDTTEQVSLILKYCAGQGIKVVPRGSGTSLSGGALPLEDGVLLGLGKFKRIREIDFDNRAVVTEPGVTNLAISQAVAHAGFYYAPDPSSQIACSIGGNVAENSGGVHCLKYGMTTNNVLGCEIVLMSGEILRIGGKSAENPGYDLMGVITGSEGLLGVITEITVRILQKPETARALMVGFAQVEAAGECVARIIGAGIIPGGMEMMDKPAIHAAEAFVHAGYPLDVEALLIIELDGPSIEVDELISRVEAIANGCGSTTCQISTSEAERNLFWAGRKAAFPAVGRISPDYLCMDGTIPRGALPKALARIRELSEKYQLGCANVFHAGDGNLHPLILYDANKPGEIERAEAFGADILRACVEFGGVLTGEHGVGIEKRDLMPEMFSEIDLNQQQRLKCAFDAQGLLNPGKVFPTLHRCAELGRMHVHAGKLAFPDIPRF